A region of Lacinutrix sp. Hel_I_90 DNA encodes the following proteins:
- a CDS encoding TlpA disulfide reductase family protein, whose amino-acid sequence MTKRLLFLFAILPAMLLAQHSVKGTFTPAEQFNFAFLYRVTAETSLFVTNAEVNEKGAFELKLDSTKAVIPGTYRIVYAQPQEDYNFDLILNGKEDVELQFDLEKGVTFVKSQENKLYKSYNRSIALVNRSIRNYYGSQKEDKKGFKDIFDILKRTQQEFEKASEGMIVQNFIKACKPYIPSKHEDVSTFSNNVKANYFKNIDFSNKQLQNSNFLISNAVNYVFGFVNENSKEASYMENVDTVVKEIGNNPKVKKTILKILWNKFVNAKNETLANYVASNYLLAIAKATADKELADNLIYFEMASLGKTAPDFAIEIKDKENKVALKKLSELDTASHYLVIFWNTTCSHCLDEMPKLRDYTKTLEEGQLQVVAVALDTDSERWRNMTYDYPDFYHVFGEGKWENEIGNRYNAQGTPSYFILDKDKTIVAKPYDFTEFKPYFENLLKSNKEN is encoded by the coding sequence ATGACTAAAAGATTACTTTTCCTATTCGCTATTTTACCAGCCATGTTATTAGCCCAACATAGCGTAAAAGGCACCTTTACACCAGCAGAGCAGTTTAACTTTGCTTTTTTATATCGTGTAACAGCAGAAACGTCTCTTTTTGTTACTAATGCCGAAGTGAATGAAAAAGGGGCGTTTGAACTAAAATTAGATTCCACTAAAGCTGTTATTCCTGGCACCTATCGCATAGTTTATGCGCAACCGCAAGAGGACTATAATTTTGATCTCATTTTAAACGGAAAAGAAGATGTTGAACTTCAATTTGATTTAGAAAAAGGAGTCACTTTTGTTAAATCTCAGGAAAATAAATTATATAAATCGTATAACAGAAGTATCGCCTTAGTGAATAGAAGCATCCGTAATTATTATGGTTCTCAAAAAGAAGATAAGAAAGGGTTTAAAGATATTTTTGATATTCTAAAACGCACACAACAAGAGTTTGAAAAAGCATCTGAAGGGATGATTGTTCAAAATTTTATTAAAGCTTGTAAACCCTATATACCTTCAAAACATGAAGATGTATCAACGTTTTCAAATAATGTAAAAGCGAATTACTTTAAGAATATTGATTTCAGCAACAAACAACTTCAAAATTCTAATTTTTTAATTAGTAACGCTGTTAATTATGTCTTTGGGTTTGTTAATGAAAATAGTAAAGAGGCATCTTACATGGAAAATGTAGATACAGTGGTTAAAGAAATAGGAAATAACCCAAAGGTTAAGAAAACCATTTTAAAGATTTTATGGAATAAGTTTGTCAATGCTAAAAATGAAACCTTAGCCAATTATGTTGCTTCTAACTATTTATTAGCTATTGCCAAGGCAACAGCTGATAAAGAATTAGCAGACAATCTCATCTATTTTGAAATGGCTTCTTTAGGTAAGACTGCTCCAGATTTCGCTATTGAAATAAAAGACAAGGAAAATAAGGTCGCTCTTAAAAAATTAAGTGAATTAGATACTGCATCACACTATTTAGTGATTTTCTGGAATACAACGTGTTCGCACTGTTTAGACGAAATGCCTAAATTAAGAGACTACACTAAAACATTGGAAGAAGGCCAACTTCAGGTTGTTGCAGTGGCACTAGATACAGATTCGGAGCGCTGGAGAAATATGACCTACGACTACCCTGATTTTTACCATGTTTTTGGTGAAGGAAAATGGGAAAATGAAATAGGAAATAGATATAATGCCCAAGGTACACCAAGCTATTTTATTTTAGATAAAGATAAAACGATAGTAGCTAAACCTTATGATTTTACTGAATTCAAGCCTTATTTTGAGAACTTATTAAAATCAAACAAAGAAAATTAA
- a CDS encoding YraN family protein codes for MAKHNELGKKGEQLAVDFLIKNGYEIMARNYRFDKAEVDIIAQIEGILAIVEVKTRSTIDFGNPQDFVKPKQMQRLVKAVDEYVNVNGLDVEVRFDIIAIVKEGKKYTIEHLENAFYHF; via the coding sequence ATGGCAAAACACAACGAACTGGGTAAAAAAGGAGAGCAACTCGCCGTCGATTTTTTAATTAAAAATGGCTACGAGATTATGGCACGTAATTATCGTTTTGATAAAGCAGAGGTTGATATTATCGCGCAGATAGAAGGTATACTAGCTATTGTAGAAGTTAAAACACGGTCAACGATAGACTTCGGTAATCCACAAGATTTTGTAAAACCAAAACAAATGCAACGCTTGGTAAAAGCTGTTGATGAATATGTTAACGTAAATGGTTTAGATGTTGAGGTGCGTTTTGATATTATTGCCATTGTTAAGGAAGGCAAAAAGTACACGATTGAGCATTTAGAGAATGCATTTTATCATTTTTAA
- a CDS encoding LD-carboxypeptidase, translating to MIKNAVSIYLFCLVFFFGRNLALAQEFNSQKNTTTLIQPPYLKAGDTVAIVAPSGILKNRNDEVLRAKKLLESWDLKVVVGPHIFSKADHFAGTDAERCEDFQNALDNPNIKAIWSARGGYGTVRILDKLDYSKFLQNPKWIIGYSDITALHNQVHTKGVESLHAIMCVSLTDDLSDIKESVATFKSAIFGIPLRYTLTGSTYNREGNTRGQLVGGNLTMLHTMLGSDTSINLDGKILFIEEIGEYKYHIDRMLQSLKRAGYFKNCKGVLVGDMTKLRKNTTLWGTSVEQLVLDALAEYDFPIAFNMPAGHEDDNRAMILGRTITLKVEKEKTSIVFE from the coding sequence ATGATTAAAAATGCAGTTTCTATTTATTTGTTTTGTCTGGTTTTTTTCTTCGGAAGAAACTTGGCATTGGCTCAAGAATTTAATTCACAAAAAAACACTACGACTTTGATACAACCTCCATATTTAAAAGCGGGTGATACCGTAGCTATTGTTGCACCTTCAGGTATTTTAAAAAACCGAAATGATGAGGTTTTAAGAGCTAAAAAATTATTGGAAAGTTGGGATTTAAAGGTGGTAGTTGGACCACACATCTTTAGTAAAGCCGATCATTTTGCTGGTACCGATGCCGAACGTTGTGAAGATTTCCAAAACGCATTAGACAATCCAAATATAAAAGCCATTTGGAGCGCCCGTGGTGGTTATGGTACGGTTAGAATTTTAGACAAATTAGACTACTCAAAATTTTTGCAAAATCCGAAATGGATTATCGGGTATAGTGATATTACAGCCTTACACAATCAAGTGCATACTAAAGGTGTTGAATCGTTACACGCCATAATGTGTGTGAGTTTAACGGACGATTTATCGGATATTAAAGAAAGTGTTGCGACCTTTAAATCGGCAATTTTTGGAATCCCGTTGCGCTATACGTTGACGGGTTCAACCTATAACAGAGAAGGAAACACTAGAGGACAGTTAGTAGGCGGTAATTTAACGATGTTACATACAATGTTGGGCTCAGACACGAGTATTAATTTGGATGGTAAAATCCTGTTTATTGAAGAAATAGGGGAATACAAATACCATATCGACCGGATGTTACAAAGCTTGAAACGCGCTGGCTATTTTAAAAACTGTAAAGGTGTTCTTGTTGGTGATATGACAAAACTAAGAAAGAATACCACACTTTGGGGCACCAGCGTCGAGCAACTTGTTTTAGATGCTTTAGCGGAATATGATTTTCCAATCGCTTTTAATATGCCTGCAGGTCATGAAGACGATAATCGTGCCATGATTTTGGGGCGAACCATTACGTTGAAGGTTGAAAAGGAAAAGACTAGTATTGTTTTTGAATAA
- the metG gene encoding methionine--tRNA ligase has protein sequence MSKRYTITAALPYTNGPIHIGHLAGVYVPADIYARYKRLTGNDVAFICGSDEHGVPITIKAKKEGVTPQVIVDRYHKIIKDSFVDFGITFDNYSRTSAKIHHDTASEFFKTLYDKGEFIEEVSEQLYDAQANQFLADRFVVGTCPKCGNEESYGDQCEKCGTSHNAMDLINPKSAITGNVPTLKETKHWFLPLNKHEQFLKDWILKGHKKDWKSNVYGQVKSWIDDGLRPRAVTRDLDWGIPVPVPGGEGKVLYVWFDAPIGYISATKEWAARVGKDWKPYWKDENTKLVHFIGKDNIVFHCIIFPAMLKAEGSYILPDNVPANEFLNLEGNKLSTSKNWAVWLPEYLIDFPNQQDVLRYALTANAPETKDNDFTWKDFQARNNNELVAIFGNFINRVVVLTNKYYEGHVPEPSTYSSIDEETLAAVKAYPSVIESSLERYRFREASQELMNLARLGNKYLADEEPWKLVKTDEARTQTIMYVALQIASALATLSEPFLPFTSNKLKNMLCHAALDAEATWEDLATKQVLLPAGHKIGQGELLFSKIEDEQIQTQLDKLEASKLANEAANKVLEPQKETITFDDFTKLDLRVGTILEAEKMPKTKKLLVLKVDTGIDVRTIVSGIAESFSPEEVVGKKVTVLVNLAPRALRGVESQGMILMTETAEGKLVFVNPDDANVTNGLHIS, from the coding sequence ATGTCGAAAAGATATACGATTACTGCTGCCTTACCATACACCAACGGACCAATACATATTGGCCATTTGGCAGGTGTTTACGTGCCTGCAGATATTTACGCACGCTATAAAAGATTAACAGGAAACGATGTGGCTTTCATTTGTGGAAGTGATGAACACGGCGTTCCTATTACTATTAAAGCTAAAAAGGAAGGAGTAACGCCTCAAGTGATCGTAGACCGCTACCATAAGATTATAAAGGATTCTTTTGTTGACTTCGGAATTACTTTTGATAATTATTCGCGTACCTCTGCAAAAATTCATCATGACACGGCTTCAGAATTTTTTAAAACCTTATACGACAAGGGCGAATTTATTGAAGAGGTCTCAGAACAATTGTATGATGCTCAGGCCAATCAGTTTTTAGCAGATCGCTTTGTCGTTGGCACCTGCCCTAAGTGCGGGAATGAAGAAAGTTATGGTGATCAATGTGAAAAATGTGGAACGAGCCACAATGCAATGGATTTAATTAATCCTAAATCGGCAATCACAGGAAATGTGCCAACATTAAAAGAAACAAAACACTGGTTTTTGCCATTAAATAAGCATGAGCAGTTTTTAAAAGATTGGATTCTTAAAGGTCATAAGAAAGATTGGAAATCTAATGTCTACGGACAAGTAAAATCATGGATCGATGATGGTTTAAGACCCAGAGCGGTAACACGTGATTTAGATTGGGGCATCCCCGTACCTGTACCAGGTGGCGAAGGCAAAGTGTTGTATGTTTGGTTTGATGCGCCTATTGGTTACATCTCAGCAACTAAAGAATGGGCTGCGCGTGTTGGTAAAGATTGGAAACCCTATTGGAAAGATGAAAACACGAAGCTAGTACACTTTATAGGTAAAGATAATATTGTATTTCACTGTATTATTTTCCCAGCGATGTTAAAAGCTGAGGGATCCTATATTCTACCAGATAATGTGCCTGCAAATGAATTTTTAAATCTAGAAGGCAATAAATTATCAACCTCTAAAAATTGGGCCGTTTGGTTACCAGAATACCTTATAGATTTTCCAAATCAACAAGATGTCTTGCGTTATGCACTAACGGCAAATGCTCCAGAAACTAAGGATAACGACTTTACTTGGAAAGATTTTCAGGCGAGAAATAATAATGAGTTGGTGGCCATTTTTGGAAACTTTATTAATCGTGTTGTTGTGTTAACTAACAAATATTATGAAGGTCATGTTCCTGAACCCTCCACCTACTCATCAATAGATGAAGAAACTCTGGCGGCAGTTAAAGCCTACCCTTCTGTTATTGAAAGCTCCCTAGAACGTTACCGTTTTAGAGAAGCGTCTCAGGAATTAATGAATTTAGCAAGACTTGGAAACAAGTATTTGGCAGACGAAGAACCATGGAAATTAGTAAAAACAGATGAAGCGCGTACACAAACCATTATGTATGTTGCGCTTCAAATAGCCTCTGCTTTGGCAACCTTAAGCGAGCCGTTTTTACCCTTTACCTCTAATAAGTTAAAAAACATGCTTTGTCATGCGGCACTGGATGCAGAAGCGACTTGGGAAGATCTTGCTACAAAACAAGTCCTGTTACCTGCTGGTCACAAAATAGGTCAAGGCGAACTCCTCTTTAGTAAAATTGAAGACGAGCAAATACAAACACAACTGGATAAATTAGAAGCCAGTAAATTAGCAAATGAAGCCGCCAATAAAGTACTAGAACCTCAAAAAGAGACGATTACTTTTGATGATTTTACAAAACTAGATCTGCGTGTAGGTACTATTCTGGAAGCTGAAAAAATGCCAAAAACCAAAAAACTTTTAGTGTTAAAAGTAGACACAGGTATTGATGTACGCACCATTGTGTCTGGTATTGCTGAAAGCTTTTCACCAGAAGAAGTAGTCGGTAAAAAAGTAACTGTATTAGTGAATTTGGCACCAAGAGCACTACGTGGCGTAGAAAGCCAAGGCATGATTTTAATGACCGAGACTGCAGAAGGCAAATTGGTATTTGTAAACCCAGATGATGCTAATGTTACTAATGGATTACATATTAGCTAA
- a CDS encoding lipocalin family protein, with protein sequence MKKIITILVVALLFSCGASKTVRQSKNTIKGQWVLNAINYSEAGTYNVTIFNDASKQCFEQSKWQFIPNNNTGIYSIANTNCTTGDRNFNFTIQEIDETTGLYHFLLKPTDAKGNSETNQGFRLKLSQLSEMSMQWQQTVSVDGKPFTINMNFSKL encoded by the coding sequence ATGAAAAAAATAATAACCATTTTAGTGGTTGCACTGCTGTTTAGCTGTGGTGCTTCAAAGACAGTAAGACAGTCAAAAAACACCATTAAAGGACAATGGGTACTCAACGCCATCAATTACAGTGAAGCGGGTACTTACAACGTCACCATATTCAATGATGCTTCAAAGCAATGCTTTGAGCAAAGTAAATGGCAATTTATCCCAAATAATAACACAGGGATATACAGCATTGCAAACACAAATTGTACAACTGGAGATAGAAATTTTAATTTCACTATTCAAGAGATAGACGAAACTACAGGCTTGTATCATTTCTTATTAAAACCAACCGATGCTAAAGGCAATAGTGAAACCAATCAAGGTTTTAGATTAAAACTATCTCAACTTTCAGAGATGAGTATGCAGTGGCAACAAACTGTATCTGTAGATGGAAAACCATTTACAATTAATATGAACTTTTCAAAACTATAA
- a CDS encoding OmpA family protein, which produces MKLIIKKSIIALSALLLIVSMSSCTAIKNANNKQKGAVIGATGGAVLGAIIGNNVGKGGNGELGAVIGGVVGGGAGVLIGAKMDKQAQKIEEEIPGAQVERIDDAIVITFDENSGVFFDTAKYNVNAASQESLNKLVGIFKEYPDTNILVVGHTDSVGSDEANMTLSKNRAYAVTSYLTNKGLSASRFTTNWFGESQPMHDNSTAEGRAKNRRVNVAILPNEKMIEDAKAQSGEN; this is translated from the coding sequence ATGAAATTAATAATAAAAAAATCAATCATAGCTTTATCTGCTTTACTTTTAATAGTTAGCATGTCGAGTTGTACCGCAATAAAAAACGCAAACAACAAACAAAAAGGTGCCGTAATTGGTGCGACTGGTGGAGCCGTTTTAGGAGCCATCATAGGTAATAATGTAGGCAAAGGTGGTAATGGCGAATTAGGTGCTGTTATTGGCGGTGTAGTAGGTGGAGGTGCTGGTGTATTAATTGGTGCAAAAATGGACAAACAAGCTCAAAAAATTGAAGAAGAAATCCCTGGAGCTCAAGTTGAACGTATAGATGATGCCATCGTTATTACTTTTGATGAAAACAGTGGTGTGTTTTTTGACACTGCTAAGTATAATGTTAATGCTGCTTCACAGGAATCACTTAACAAATTGGTAGGTATTTTTAAAGAGTACCCTGACACTAACATTTTAGTTGTAGGACATACAGATAGCGTTGGTTCAGACGAAGCAAACATGACCTTATCTAAAAACAGAGCCTATGCCGTTACAAGCTATCTTACAAACAAAGGCTTAAGTGCTTCAAGATTTACTACGAATTGGTTTGGAGAATCTCAGCCAATGCATGACAACAGCACAGCTGAAGGTCGCGCAAAAAACAGACGTGTAAACGTGGCTATTTTGCCAAATGAAAAAATGATTGAAGATGCCAAAGCGCAGTCTGGAGAAAATTAG
- a CDS encoding Tex family protein, translating into MLLKYIQLHTQLSDTSIKNTVALLNEDCTIPFISRYRKEATGNLDEVQVGDIVKYKEQFEVLEKRKATILKALEDQGDITEALKSNIESAADLTTLEDLYLPFKKKRKTKAETARKNGLEPLAKLILSQNTNDLESISFKYIKGEVTTTDDALEGARHIIAEWINERTDIRNNLRNQLERHAQITTKVVKTKAEDEKAQKFRDYFDWTESLSRIPSHRLLAILRAENEGFIRVKIEIDDIKALENIDRKIINSNNACADQLELAISDAYKRLLFPSLSNEALQNAKEKADASAITVFSKNLKQLLLGSPLGEKRILAIDPGFRTGCKVVCLDAQGALLHNETIYPHPPKSDSIGAIKKLASLCEAYKIEAIAIGNGTASRETEAIVKKVPFKNEVQVFIVSEAGASIYSASKIARDEFPNYDVTVRGSVSIGRRLQDPLAELVKIDAKSIGVGQYQHDVDQTKLQKSLDVVVENCVNAVGVNINTASTSLLSYVSGIGPKLAENIFNYRNENGSFKSRNDIKKVSRLGGKAFEQGAAFMRIKEAKNPLDDSAVHPESYKIVEKMAKDEGVSVSDLIGNKTILQKIDLKKYSTATVGLLTLEDIIKELEKPGLDIREAAKVFAFDQNIKTITDLHTGQLLPGIVNNITNFGCFVDIGIKESGLIHVSNLSDSFVKDVNEHVSLQQQILVKVLEVDVPRKRIQLKLEQ; encoded by the coding sequence ATGCTTTTAAAATACATACAATTACACACCCAATTATCTGATACTTCGATTAAAAATACCGTTGCTTTATTAAACGAAGATTGCACCATCCCCTTTATTTCGCGCTATAGAAAAGAAGCGACAGGCAATCTAGATGAAGTACAAGTTGGAGATATCGTTAAATACAAAGAACAGTTTGAGGTGCTGGAAAAACGTAAAGCTACTATTTTAAAAGCTTTAGAAGATCAAGGTGATATAACTGAAGCACTAAAAAGCAACATTGAATCGGCCGCTGATTTAACGACGCTTGAAGATCTCTACCTACCCTTTAAAAAGAAACGAAAAACGAAAGCCGAAACGGCTCGTAAAAATGGGTTAGAACCTTTAGCGAAACTAATCCTCTCGCAAAATACTAATGACCTCGAGTCTATAAGCTTTAAATATATAAAAGGAGAAGTAACAACAACGGATGACGCATTAGAAGGTGCAAGACATATTATTGCAGAGTGGATTAACGAGCGTACAGATATTAGAAACAACCTTAGAAATCAATTAGAACGGCATGCGCAAATAACAACTAAAGTTGTTAAAACAAAAGCTGAAGACGAAAAAGCTCAAAAATTTAGAGATTATTTTGATTGGACCGAAAGCCTAAGTAGAATACCTTCTCATAGATTATTAGCCATTTTAAGAGCTGAAAACGAAGGGTTCATTAGGGTGAAAATTGAAATTGATGACATTAAGGCTTTAGAAAATATAGACCGAAAAATCATTAATTCTAATAATGCCTGTGCAGATCAATTAGAACTGGCTATTAGTGATGCTTACAAACGTTTATTGTTTCCTTCTTTAAGTAATGAAGCCTTACAAAATGCAAAAGAAAAAGCAGATGCCTCTGCGATAACCGTATTTTCTAAAAATTTAAAACAGTTGCTTTTAGGTTCTCCTTTAGGTGAAAAGCGCATATTGGCCATCGACCCTGGCTTTAGAACAGGCTGTAAAGTGGTTTGTTTAGATGCACAAGGCGCACTATTACATAACGAAACCATTTATCCGCACCCACCAAAAAGCGACAGTATTGGTGCTATTAAAAAACTCGCGTCTTTGTGTGAGGCCTATAAAATAGAAGCCATTGCTATAGGAAACGGCACGGCTTCTCGTGAAACCGAGGCAATCGTTAAAAAAGTACCGTTTAAAAATGAGGTTCAAGTGTTTATAGTTAGTGAAGCCGGCGCAAGTATTTATTCGGCATCAAAAATAGCACGCGATGAGTTTCCTAATTACGATGTAACCGTTCGCGGCTCGGTGTCTATTGGTCGTCGTTTACAAGATCCATTAGCAGAATTGGTTAAAATTGATGCCAAATCTATTGGTGTTGGACAATACCAACACGATGTTGACCAGACGAAATTACAAAAATCACTAGATGTCGTCGTTGAGAATTGTGTGAATGCAGTGGGTGTAAATATTAATACAGCGAGTACCTCTCTTTTGAGTTATGTCTCTGGTATTGGGCCAAAACTGGCCGAAAACATCTTTAATTATCGCAACGAAAATGGGAGTTTCAAATCTAGAAACGATATTAAAAAAGTATCCCGCTTAGGCGGAAAAGCCTTCGAGCAAGGGGCCGCTTTTATGAGAATAAAAGAGGCTAAAAATCCATTAGATGATTCTGCTGTGCATCCTGAAAGTTATAAGATCGTGGAAAAAATGGCTAAAGATGAAGGCGTTTCGGTTTCTGATTTGATTGGAAATAAAACCATTCTTCAAAAGATTGATTTAAAAAAATACAGTACAGCTACCGTTGGTTTACTAACATTAGAAGACATCATCAAAGAACTTGAAAAACCAGGTTTAGATATTCGTGAAGCAGCCAAAGTATTTGCCTTTGATCAAAACATAAAAACCATCACCGACTTACATACGGGACAATTACTGCCTGGCATCGTGAATAATATTACTAATTTTGGCTGTTTTGTTGATATTGGCATCAAAGAAAGTGGCTTAATTCATGTCTCTAATCTTTCTGATAGTTTTGTTAAAGATGTAAACGAACATGTAAGCTTACAACAACAAATACTTGTAAAAGTGTTGGAGGTCGATGTGCCTAGAAAACGCATTCAATTAAAGTTGGAGCAATAG
- a CDS encoding histone deacetylase codes for MLKIAYHPAYAHPLPKGHRFPMLKYELLPQQLIREGTCTDDNFFEPEYMRNETPILAVHTSEYFYDLLNITLDKKVARKIGFPLSEDLVAREITIADGTIKASEFALEHGIAMNIAGGTHHAFTNRGEAFCMLNDQAIGARYLQNKGLAQQILIVDLDVHQGNGTAEIFTNDLSVYTFSMHGKNNYPFKKEQSDLDIALENNMDDDAYLSILRETLPKLIRDIKPDFIYYLCGVDVINTDKLGKLGLTVAGCKARDEFVLHLCKTENIPVMCSMGGGYSPDIKTIVEAHANTFRLAQDLFF; via the coding sequence ATGCTAAAGATCGCTTATCATCCTGCGTACGCTCATCCTCTACCAAAAGGACATCGCTTTCCAATGTTAAAATACGAATTGCTCCCACAGCAACTCATTCGTGAAGGCACCTGTACAGATGACAACTTTTTCGAACCAGAATACATGCGTAATGAAACGCCAATTTTAGCCGTTCATACGTCAGAGTATTTTTACGATTTACTCAATATTACTTTAGATAAAAAAGTGGCGCGAAAAATTGGGTTTCCTTTAAGTGAAGATTTGGTAGCACGTGAAATCACTATTGCCGATGGCACGATTAAAGCGAGTGAATTTGCCTTAGAACATGGTATAGCCATGAATATTGCCGGTGGCACTCACCATGCCTTTACCAATAGAGGAGAAGCGTTCTGTATGCTTAATGACCAAGCCATTGGTGCGAGATATCTTCAAAATAAAGGGTTAGCCCAACAAATTTTAATTGTGGATTTAGATGTGCATCAAGGGAATGGGACTGCCGAAATCTTTACCAATGATTTATCTGTTTATACTTTTTCAATGCATGGGAAAAATAATTACCCCTTTAAAAAGGAACAGAGCGATTTAGACATTGCTCTAGAAAATAATATGGATGATGACGCCTACCTCTCTATATTACGAGAAACACTTCCAAAATTAATACGAGATATAAAACCAGATTTCATCTACTACTTATGCGGTGTCGATGTTATTAATACCGATAAATTAGGCAAATTGGGTTTAACTGTCGCTGGTTGTAAAGCCAGAGATGAATTTGTTTTACACCTTTGTAAAACTGAAAACATTCCAGTGATGTGTAGTATGGGTGGCGGTTATTCTCCAGATATTAAAACCATTGTTGAGGCACATGCCAATACCTTTCGTTTAGCGCAAGACCTCTTTTTTTAA
- a CDS encoding DUF5689 domain-containing protein, producing MKTNKFFALILGLVAMLFITSCVENDDYATPEVLVPAVDVSSLGTKTTFAAVIARYNDAVADGDQVGVFSTEFDAPLYIEGYVVSSDATGNFFEEVIIQNSTDENDANGDERRGLKIEINERDLANYYNFGRKVYVKLNGLAIGLSNGVFSIGKADGNGLDQLEPFEYKDFVIRDQEVATIIPKEVTINDFTTEDLNTFIKLNDMQINRTELDLTYAGEVSDQFDGFRTLENCETNATILIQTSTFADFKSQPVPQLRGSIEGILSRDFGDDFNVIVINSTDDVNFNNPERCDPIELDCGIAAVTGTTNLFNDDFESQTNNTLITGNGWTNFIEAGTEGWEAYTQTGTNSSLGRSARVGSFNSNDASSIAWLITPAVDLDANSGVTINFKTSNSFADGSEMELLFSTDWDGTEANIASATWGILPAAYIVQDSDFFGAWFDSENVDLSCGSGIIHIAFKYTGSGQSGFDGTYELDEISIDAQ from the coding sequence ATGAAAACAAATAAATTTTTTGCATTAATACTAGGTTTAGTAGCTATGCTTTTTATAACATCTTGTGTAGAAAATGACGATTATGCTACACCAGAAGTATTAGTGCCAGCAGTAGATGTTTCTAGTTTAGGAACAAAAACTACTTTTGCAGCAGTAATAGCAAGATATAATGATGCCGTTGCTGATGGAGATCAAGTAGGTGTATTCTCAACTGAATTTGATGCACCGCTATATATTGAAGGCTATGTGGTGTCTAGTGACGCAACAGGGAATTTCTTCGAAGAAGTAATCATTCAAAATTCAACTGATGAGAATGATGCTAACGGAGATGAAAGACGTGGTTTAAAAATAGAAATTAACGAAAGAGATTTAGCTAACTATTATAACTTTGGAAGAAAAGTGTACGTGAAGCTAAACGGTTTAGCTATCGGTTTATCTAACGGCGTTTTTTCTATTGGGAAAGCAGATGGAAATGGTTTAGATCAGCTGGAGCCATTTGAATATAAAGATTTTGTTATTAGAGATCAAGAAGTTGCTACTATAATACCTAAAGAAGTTACTATTAATGATTTTACTACAGAAGATTTAAATACGTTTATTAAATTAAACGACATGCAAATTAATAGAACAGAGTTGGACTTAACTTATGCAGGAGAAGTGTCTGATCAATTTGACGGTTTTAGAACATTAGAAAACTGTGAGACGAATGCTACTATTTTAATACAAACAAGTACTTTCGCAGATTTTAAATCGCAGCCAGTTCCGCAATTAAGAGGTTCAATTGAAGGGATTTTGAGCAGAGATTTTGGAGACGACTTTAATGTGATTGTTATTAATAGTACAGATGATGTGAATTTTAATAATCCAGAACGTTGCGATCCTATAGAATTAGATTGTGGTATAGCTGCAGTAACAGGAACTACAAATTTGTTTAATGACGATTTTGAATCGCAAACCAATAATACATTAATCACTGGCAACGGTTGGACTAACTTTATTGAAGCAGGTACAGAAGGATGGGAAGCGTATACACAAACTGGAACTAATTCTTCATTAGGACGTTCTGCTAGAGTTGGATCCTTCAATTCTAATGACGCGAGTTCAATAGCTTGGTTAATTACTCCTGCTGTGGATTTAGATGCCAATAGTGGTGTAACAATTAACTTTAAGACTTCAAATAGTTTTGCAGATGGTAGTGAGATGGAATTATTATTCTCAACAGACTGGGACGGTACCGAGGCTAATATAGCATCTGCTACTTGGGGTATTTTACCAGCAGCTTACATTGTACAAGACTCAGATTTTTTTGGAGCTTGGTTTGATTCTGAGAACGTAGACCTTTCTTGTGGTTCTGGAATCATTCATATTGCTTTTAAATATACAGGTAGTGGCCAATCAGGATTTGATGGAACGTATGAGTTAGATGAAATAAGCATTGACGCACAATAA